DNA from Bradyrhizobium japonicum USDA 6:
TAGAGCGCCAGCCGCAGACCCTCGTTCTGGTCGCCGGCCTTCTCCTCCATCGTCTGCGTGACGTATTGGGTCGCCGTACCGGTCGTGGCCGCGGCGGTCTGGGTCGCTTTGTCGCCGAGGGCGGCGAAATTGAAGGCGGCGGCGAATTGCCGGTAGCGGGTGTCGGTCAGCTTGTTGGCGAAGCTCTTGGGGTCGGAGACACCCTCGGTCAGCACCTTGCGCATGAACGCCTTGGCGTAGGTCATGTCGCTGAGACCAAAGGCCTTCATCGCGTAGGAGTAGAGGCGATAGTCCTTCAGGAAGTCGTCGATCGTCTTCACATTGCCGATATGGCTGAGAAAATAATCGGTGTCGCGGCTGACGTCCGGCTGGGCCGCGACCTGCGTCAGCGATTTGCCCATGTCCTTGGTCAGTCTGGTGTAGTCCGCGATCGTCGATAGCATGGCACGCGCCCCTCTGGCCGCCGTTGCGACATCGTCTCAAGCTGCCGCCAATTGCTTGCGCGGGGCTGGCGACCGCGAAGCCAGCCTCGCGCAAGCGTCGCCGACTAGATACTCCCGATGGGATCGGCGATGGAGTGGCGCGTTGCTCAGTTTCGTGGGGATTTTCATCACGGTAGCGGCACTGCTCGGCGGATTTGCCGCCATGGGCGGGCATCTGGCCGTGCTCATGCAGCCGTGGGAATTCGTGATCATCATGGGCACCGCGGTCGGCACCTTCATCGTCGCCAACCCCTGGAAAACCGTCGTTGATACCGGCGTGGCCTGCATGCAGGCCATCACCGGTGCGGTGCCAAGCGAGCGCTATTACCTCGATCTGCTCGGAGCGCTCCATGCCCTGATGCGGGAGCTGCGGGGCAAGGGCCGCAACGAGGTCGAGGCCCATATCGACGACCCGGCCTCCTCCGAGATCTTCAAGGCGTTCCCGAGCGTGCTCGGCGACCCGCCGTTGCTGCAGTTCATCTGCGACTATGTCCGCCTCATCATCATGGGCAATGCGCGCACGCACGAGATCGAAGCGCTGATGGACGAGGAGATCCACACCATCGTGAAGGCCAAGCTGGCGCCCTACAATTCGATGGTGGTCGTGTCCGAGGCGCTGCCGGCGCTCGGCATCGTCGCCGCCGTGCTCGGCGTCATCAAGGCCATGGGCGCGCTCGACCAGTCGCCGAAGCTCCTCGGCGGCTTCATCGGCGCGGCGCTCGTCGGCACCTTTGCCGGCATCTTCCTGTCCTACGGCGTCCTCTCGCCCTTCGCGCTGAAGATCAAGATGACGCGAGAGAAGCGCTGCCGGCCCTACATCATCGTCAAGCAGACGCTGCTGGCGTTCATGAACGGCGCCATGCCGCAGATCGCCGTCGAGCACGGGCGCAAGATGATCGCGAGCGGCGAACGGCCGTCGATCGACGTGGTCGAAAACGAGACGATTGCAGGTCCCAAGGCCGTCGTGACCGAGGCTGAACCGAAGGCTGCTCGCGCATGACGATGGAAGACCTCGACGTCGATCAGCGGAAGCAGCTGCCGAACTACCTGCTGGACGCCGCCGGCATATCGATCGAACGCATGCCGATGCTCAATGTGATCTTCGATCGCATGGCGGCATCGTGCACCGACAGCCTGCAGCCGATGGCGGGAACGCCGTGCTATTTCTCCGTCAACGGCATCACCAACGACCCGCTCGGCGATATCATCAAGGACTACGAGGGCAACGCGGTCGCCGCCGTGCTCTATGCCGAGCAGTGGGACTCGCGCGTCATCATCATGCTGGATCGCGACTTCGTGTTCACCATGGTCGAGGCGATGTTCGGCTCCGACGGCGCCGAACCGCCGCTCGACGTCGAACGCACCTTCTCGAACATCGAGATCCGGCTGGTCCAGGCACTGTTTGAGCGGTTCGCCAAGGCGCTGCAGGGCGCCTTCGCCGGCACCTCCAATGTCACCTTCCGTGTCGAGCGAGTCGAGACGGCGATGGCGTCGCTCGCGATTGGGCGCGCCAGCAACATGTCGATCTGCGCGAACATGATGGTGCAGGCGCTCTATCGCGGCGGCCAGATGTTCCTGATCATTCCGCACTCCGCGCTCAATCCGCTCAGGCAGAAGCTCGCAACCGTCGTCGTCAGCGACGGCCGCGCGGCTGATCCGCGCTGGCGCGAGCAGATGGAGAGCGAGGTTCACCGCACCGAAGTGACGCTGAGCGCGGTGCTCGACGAGAAGATGATTTCCCTCGAGGATGTCGTGCAATTCAAGGTAGGCCAGGTGCTCGAGCTCGAAGCCACGCCGCGCACGCTGGCCCGGCTCGAGAGCAACAACCAGGTGCTGTTCTGGTGTCAGATCGGCCAGCTCGATGGCTATTACGCCATGCAGGTGGCCGATCCCGTCGATCAGAAGCGGGAGTTCGTCGATGATATCCTATCTCGTTGATGCCGTGCTGCTGATCGCGCTGGCCTTCACCAGCATGAGGGTGACCCGGATGCACCGCGAATTGGCGCGGCTGCGCAGCTATCAGGGCGAGTTCTCGACCATCGTCCACGAGACGGCGGGTGCCTTCGACACCGTCATCACCGCCGCGCATGATTCCACCGCAAATCTCGGCCGGCTCGCCAACGTGCTGAGCACGAAGATAGATCAGGCCCACGAGGCGATCGCGGCGCTCGATGCGCGGAGCGGGCTTCAACCGACCGCAACCGTGAGCGGCGCCGAAGCGAACAAGCATTGAATTCGGGACTTGCAGGACACGTACGATCGGAACGTCGCGGCGCTCCGGGAGCAGAAATACCAAGAGGCGATACCAAATGGCGCAATCTTTCGAATATGAGTCTGCATCGGCATCGGGAGAGACCGATGCGTCTCCGCTGGAGCGGCTGGCGGAGATCGCCGCGCGCACGGCGGAGGAAACCGGCAAATTCGCCAATGTCGATGCCATCCTGCGCATTCCCGTCACGATGCAGGTGGTGCTGGGATCAGCGACCATTCCGGTCGCGAACCTGATGAAGCTCGGCCGCGGCGCGGTGGTTCCACTCGATCACCGCGTCGGCGAGCCCGTC
Protein-coding regions in this window:
- a CDS encoding flagellar motor switch protein FliM codes for the protein MTMEDLDVDQRKQLPNYLLDAAGISIERMPMLNVIFDRMAASCTDSLQPMAGTPCYFSVNGITNDPLGDIIKDYEGNAVAAVLYAEQWDSRVIIMLDRDFVFTMVEAMFGSDGAEPPLDVERTFSNIEIRLVQALFERFAKALQGAFAGTSNVTFRVERVETAMASLAIGRASNMSICANMMVQALYRGGQMFLIIPHSALNPLRQKLATVVVSDGRAADPRWREQMESEVHRTEVTLSAVLDEKMISLEDVVQFKVGQVLELEATPRTLARLESNNQVLFWCQIGQLDGYYAMQVADPVDQKREFVDDILSR
- the fliN gene encoding flagellar motor switch protein FliN; this translates as MAQSFEYESASASGETDASPLERLAEIAARTAEETGKFANVDAILRIPVTMQVVLGSATIPVANLMKLGRGAVVPLDHRVGEPVDVVVNGRVVARGEVVVVEEDNSRFGVSLTEIVGPLGQGDT
- a CDS encoding DUF1217 domain-containing protein, translating into MLSTIADYTRLTKDMGKSLTQVAAQPDVSRDTDYFLSHIGNVKTIDDFLKDYRLYSYAMKAFGLSDMTYAKAFMRKVLTEGVSDPKSFANKLTDTRYRQFAAAFNFAALGDKATQTAAATTGTATQYVTQTMEEKAGDQNEGLRLALYFTRKASTISTSYQILADKAMTQVVQTALGLPSTISAADIDAQAKLITSKIDLTDFQDPAKVTKFVQRFAAMWDATQAQNDINNGNSTNSALVLIGGASSMAGMDTDMLTKLQSIRLGR
- the motA gene encoding flagellar motor stator protein MotA; translated protein: MLSFVGIFITVAALLGGFAAMGGHLAVLMQPWEFVIIMGTAVGTFIVANPWKTVVDTGVACMQAITGAVPSERYYLDLLGALHALMRELRGKGRNEVEAHIDDPASSEIFKAFPSVLGDPPLLQFICDYVRLIIMGNARTHEIEALMDEEIHTIVKAKLAPYNSMVVVSEALPALGIVAAVLGVIKAMGALDQSPKLLGGFIGAALVGTFAGIFLSYGVLSPFALKIKMTREKRCRPYIIVKQTLLAFMNGAMPQIAVEHGRKMIASGERPSIDVVENETIAGPKAVVTEAEPKAARA